CGCGTCGATGTGCTTGAGGCCGAGCGCCGCCTTTACGAGACCCGGCGCGAGCAGGCTTTCGCCGTCTTCGAGCTGGCGAGCAATCGCATGAAGTTTCTGGCCTTGGCCAACGCCATCGACGGCGAATCCATCAAGTACACCAGCGGCTGGCTGGCTGCCGGCAAACTCTGACGTCTGGATTAAAACACCAGCCCCTTCGCCCGGACTACATGGGAATTGACACGCCCAAAAGTCGGCGCTGGCGGGACGGCGATGTTTCTGGCGACTCAGTGCGGGTTGCTCTTTTTCGGCGCAGCCTGCAACCGGGCGCGGTCGCCGAGTCCGGAGGCATCCGCCGTCTTGTTCTCGGCGTCAATCAGTACCGCCTGGATACTCTGGTGGAATTCGCTTTCAGGTGGCAAAAGCTTCAAAAGGCGGCGCCAGAAATGTGCAGCCAGCGCCAATTCCTGCCGCTGATAGGCGGCCAGCCCGGCGAGTTCAAGCGCCTTTTCATCCTCGAAATTCAGTTCAAGGGCTTCATTGACCAGTTCCAGCGGACGACCTTCCAGATTGCCGCTGGCCAGCGCCAAGGCTTCGGCGTATTGGGACAAATAACGCGCTTCCTTTGGCGCCAGTTTCACAGCCTTTGCCAACGCCGCTTCCGCTTCGCCAATCCGCTCCAGGACGATGTATGACTGGCCGAGCACATGCCAGCCTTCGGCGTCTTCCGGGTTGGTCTTCAAGCTGGCCTCCAGTGCCGCCAGCATGGCATCGACGTCACGCTTGCCGTGGGCTTGCGAAAGCTGCTGGGCTTCGATGATGGCCGGAGCGCCCAGATACAGATACAGGCCGAGCGCCAAGGCAGGAGCAGCCGCCAGCAGTCCAACCATGGGCCAGCGGCGACGCTGTATTGCCGACTCGGTCGCTGCCGTGGCGCCGGTTGTACCAGTTGCACCAGTGGTGCGATAAAGCGGCAAAATAAGAGAGGCCAGCGCCACCAGGGTTAACCCGGCGGCCATCAGCCAGAATACTGTTGTCATTAGAGGGTTCTCCGGTAACGGCGATCAATGGCGGCAAGCAGCGCACCGAGCGCCATAAGCAGCGCTCCCGCCCAAAGCCAGCCGACAAATGGCTTGTGGTAGAGCTTCACGCTCCAGGCCTTGCCTGGCAGCGGTTCGCCGAGCGCGACGTAGATGTCGCCGGTGAAGCCGTAGTGAATGGCCGACTCGGTCATGGTCAGCTTGGAGATGTGGTAGATGCGTTTCTCCGGTTCGAGGACGGTGATGGCAGCGTCGCCTCGGCTGACGGCCAGGTTGCCGCGCATGGCCGAGAAGTTCGGCCCCGGCACTTCCGTGGCGCCCTTGAAGGTGAAGGTATAGCCGGCCAGCGTGGCCGTGTCACCAGGCTTCATGGCGACGCTCTGCTCGGTTTCGTAGGCGGAGACCAGCCCGATGCCGACAACACCGACCGCCATGCCTAAGTGGGCCAGCGTCATGCCGAGAAACGCCAGGGACAGGCTGGTTCCGCCACGGCGGCGCTCGATCATCCCGGCTAGCGTGGCCAGCGCAATCCATGAGGCGAGGCCCAGCCCCAGCGCGGCCTGCCATTTAAACTCGCCGACCGCCAAGGGCAGGGAGATTGCCAGCACCACGCTGGCGAGCATGATCCACTTCACCCGCTGCAGCAATTCCGGCAGCTTGGTTTCGCCCCAACGGATAAAGGCACCGGCACCCATCAGCAACAACACCGGCGCCATGAGGGGGACGAATACCGCATTGAAATAAGGCGGGCCGACGGAGACCTTGCCCAGGCCCAGCGCATCGAGAATCAGCGGATAAAGGGTGCCCAGCAATACCGTGGCAGTGGCAATCACCAGTAATACATTGCTCGTCAGCACTGCGCTCTCGCGGGAGATTGGTGCAAAACTGTTGCCGCGAGAAACTCGTGGCGCGCGGAGCGCAAACAACAACAAGGAGCCACCGATCACCGCAACCAGAAAAACGAGAATGAACACGCCGCGCGTCGGATCCAGGGCAAAGGCATGGACGGAGGCCAGGATGCCGGAGCGCACCAGAAAGGTGCCCAGCAGTGAAAGCGAGAAGGCGGCAATGGCCAGAAAAACTGTCCAGGCACGGAAGCAGCCCCGCTTATCCGTGACAGCCAGCGAATGGAGCAAAGCCGTGCCGACCAGCCAAGGCATCAGTGAGGAGTTCTCGGCGGGATCCCAGAACCACCAGCCGCCCCAGCCGAGTTCATAATAAGCCCACCACGATCCGACCATGATCCCGAGCGTGAGAAAGAGCCACGCAGCAAGCGTCCAGGGCCGCGCCCAACGCGCCCAGGCGTCGTCAAGTCGGCCGGACAACAAGGCCGCCAGCGCGAAGGCGAAGGCCACCGCAAAGCCCGCATAACCCAGGTAAAGCAGGGGCGGATGA
The Gammaproteobacteria bacterium genome window above contains:
- a CDS encoding heme lyase CcmF/NrfE family subunit — translated: MAIILALLLALAQGFFTLAGAARADPGWMAMGKGAARGQLLFVAIGFGALVWAFYARDFSVLNVAEHSSRRLPTLYRITASWGSHEGSILLWALILACWTVAVSFFSRNLPAEVTARVIGVMGLVSSGFLTFILFTSNPFLRLDPPPAEGMDLNPLLQDPGMILHPPLLYLGYAGFAVAFAFALAALLSGRLDDAWARWARPWTLAAWLFLTLGIMVGSWWAYYELGWGGWWFWDPAENSSLMPWLVGTALLHSLAVTDKRGCFRAWTVFLAIAAFSLSLLGTFLVRSGILASVHAFALDPTRGVFILVFLVAVIGGSLLLFALRAPRVSRGNSFAPISRESAVLTSNVLLVIATATVLLGTLYPLILDALGLGKVSVGPPYFNAVFVPLMAPVLLLMGAGAFIRWGETKLPELLQRVKWIMLASVVLAISLPLAVGEFKWQAALGLGLASWIALATLAGMIERRRGGTSLSLAFLGMTLAHLGMAVGVVGIGLVSAYETEQSVAMKPGDTATLAGYTFTFKGATEVPGPNFSAMRGNLAVSRGDAAITVLEPEKRIYHISKLTMTESAIHYGFTGDIYVALGEPLPGKAWSVKLYHKPFVGWLWAGALLMALGALLAAIDRRYRRTL